In a genomic window of Fusobacterium sp. JB019:
- the folE gene encoding GTP cyclohydrolase I FolE produces MKIKLAFENILSEIDKEKKYINEEVLKNTPSRMEAFYNEFFSGLKIDPYQFLENYIPTDNNDLVIEKNISFYSMCEHHLLPFFGKISIAYIPNKKIIGFGEIIKVIEAFSKRPQLQERLSENIAETIFKGLDCKGVYILIEAEHLCMTMRGVKKPGSKIITIGTRGLFEKDNLKRLEITNLLKN; encoded by the coding sequence ATGAAAATTAAATTAGCATTTGAAAATATTTTATCAGAAATTGATAAAGAAAAAAAATATATAAATGAAGAAGTTTTGAAAAATACCCCTTCTAGAATGGAGGCTTTTTATAATGAATTCTTTTCAGGCCTGAAGATTGATCCTTATCAATTTTTAGAAAATTATATTCCTACAGATAATAATGATCTTGTTATAGAAAAAAATATTTCTTTTTATTCTATGTGCGAACATCATTTACTTCCTTTCTTTGGAAAAATATCTATTGCCTATATTCCAAATAAAAAAATAATCGGATTTGGAGAAATTATTAAAGTCATTGAAGCTTTTTCTAAAAGACCGCAATTACAAGAAAGATTATCTGAAAATATTGCTGAAACTATTTTTAAAGGTTTAGATTGTAAAGGAGTCTATATTTTAATTGAAGCAGAACATTTATGTATGACTATGCGTGGCGTTAAAAAACCAGGATCTAAAATAATAACTATAGGAACTAGAGGACTTTTTGAAAAAGATAACCTTAAAAGATTAGAAATAACTAATCTTTTAAAAAATTAA
- the mfd gene encoding transcription-repair coupling factor produces MFEELEIKDLYRGSVPFFLSKLNGKIIYLCSSNKNIDDYYDTIVDFYKGKILKLEDIENEDDGYKKKYRFLDVVNNEKNYIILMSLNFLLSDFFLEQKLISLKVGQKINFNFLESKLIESGYKKNYLIEKSGEYSKRGDILDIFSLSKSDPIRIECFGEEIDRLTYFDINTQKSISNIKFIDMYIDKNKEKKYNFFQILNKKNQNSIKFYLENLEVLNYKLENSILKNRMEENKYREIYSKILENFQQITTKRLDIDDINEYNNLEKIKDFSKNKKIIILSKEKSRYNKKFKGYKNIEIKNYPHFEGFYYKNKLVLTDREIKGIKVKKEKRLRNSIKYNNINQIRANDFIIHENYGVGKYLGIEIIDGKDYLMIQYAGEDKLFVPIENLNKIEKYISELGKTPEIYNLGRKGFKRRKRKLEEEIKKFAKEIIKIQAKRKAAIGYSFSKDTIWQEEFEELFPYTETKDQLEAINMVKKDMESSLVMDRIVCGDVGFGKTEVAMRATFKCVADNKQVLILTPTTVLAEQHYERFKERFYNYPINISLMSRGKNKKEQSEVLKKIYIKGIDVIIGTHRLLSKDVKFNDLGLIIIDEEQKFGVKAKERLKEFKENVDILTLTATPIPRTLNLSLLGIRDISVIKTPPKNRKPIINMFIDKNKKNIREIILKEISREGQIFYVYNSVEKMRYKFSELKEILPKFIKIKYLHGQMLAEEIKNIIHNFENGEIDILLTTTIIENGIDIENANTIIIEGIEKLGLSQIYQLRGRVGRGGRQAYCYLINDKEKKYTRKTILRKESIEKISGVGGGFELSLEDMNIRGAGEILGEKQHGAIESFGFNLYLKLLNEEILKLKENYKEEYDIILNITQKGFIPDYYIKDYEKINIYKRISEINSLKESEEVLKEIRDRFGRLPDSVIKLFENINIKLKAKELGIKEIKEKEKNVYIIKFDNSRINFQKILFMISKNKCELNNNESIKFSKNIKEFFKEYEEVKLEGI; encoded by the coding sequence TTGTTTGAAGAATTAGAAATAAAAGATTTATATAGAGGTTCAGTTCCATTTTTTTTATCTAAATTAAATGGAAAAATAATTTATTTATGTTCTTCCAATAAGAATATAGATGATTATTATGATACTATTGTAGATTTTTATAAAGGTAAAATATTAAAATTAGAAGATATTGAAAATGAAGATGATGGTTACAAGAAAAAATATAGATTTTTAGATGTTGTAAATAACGAGAAAAATTACATAATACTAATGTCATTAAATTTTTTATTATCTGATTTTTTTTTAGAACAAAAATTAATTTCTTTAAAAGTAGGGCAAAAAATAAATTTTAATTTTTTAGAATCAAAATTAATAGAAAGTGGTTATAAAAAAAATTATTTAATTGAAAAGTCAGGTGAGTATTCCAAGAGAGGAGATATATTAGATATTTTTTCTTTAAGCAAAAGTGATCCTATAAGAATTGAATGTTTTGGTGAAGAAATAGATAGATTGACTTATTTTGATATAAATACTCAAAAAAGTATTTCAAATATTAAGTTTATAGATATGTATATAGATAAAAATAAAGAAAAAAAATATAATTTTTTTCAAATTTTAAATAAAAAAAATCAAAATAGTATAAAATTTTATTTAGAAAATTTAGAAGTATTAAACTACAAATTAGAAAATTCTATTTTAAAAAATAGAATGGAAGAAAATAAATATAGGGAAATATATTCAAAAATTTTAGAAAATTTTCAACAAATAACAACTAAAAGACTAGATATAGACGATATAAATGAATATAATAATCTAGAAAAAATAAAAGATTTTAGTAAAAATAAAAAAATTATAATATTATCAAAAGAGAAAAGTAGATATAATAAAAAATTTAAAGGATATAAAAATATAGAAATAAAAAATTATCCACATTTTGAAGGCTTCTATTATAAAAATAAATTGGTATTAACAGATAGAGAGATAAAAGGAATTAAAGTAAAAAAAGAAAAAAGATTAAGAAATTCTATAAAATATAATAATATTAATCAAATTAGAGCAAATGATTTTATTATCCATGAAAATTATGGTGTGGGAAAATATTTAGGTATAGAAATAATAGATGGAAAAGATTATTTAATGATTCAGTATGCTGGGGAAGATAAATTATTTGTACCCATTGAAAATTTAAATAAAATAGAAAAATATATATCTGAATTAGGAAAAACTCCTGAAATTTATAACTTAGGAAGAAAAGGTTTTAAAAGAAGAAAAAGAAAATTAGAAGAAGAAATAAAAAAATTTGCTAAAGAAATAATAAAAATTCAAGCAAAAAGAAAAGCAGCTATAGGCTATTCTTTTTCAAAAGATACTATTTGGCAAGAAGAATTTGAAGAATTGTTTCCATATACAGAAACTAAAGATCAACTAGAGGCAATTAATATGGTAAAGAAAGATATGGAATCTTCATTGGTTATGGATAGAATAGTTTGTGGGGATGTTGGTTTTGGAAAAACAGAAGTTGCAATGAGAGCAACTTTTAAGTGTGTTGCAGATAATAAACAAGTTTTAATATTAACTCCTACTACAGTTTTAGCAGAGCAACATTACGAAAGATTTAAGGAGAGATTTTATAATTATCCAATTAATATTTCCTTAATGAGCAGAGGTAAAAATAAAAAAGAACAATCTGAAGTATTAAAAAAAATATACATAAAAGGCATTGATGTAATAATAGGGACTCATAGATTACTATCAAAGGATGTAAAGTTTAATGATTTAGGTTTAATAATTATAGATGAAGAACAAAAATTTGGAGTTAAAGCGAAGGAAAGATTAAAAGAGTTTAAAGAAAATGTTGATATACTAACATTAACAGCAACTCCAATTCCTAGAACTTTAAATTTATCACTTTTAGGAATAAGAGATATATCTGTAATAAAAACTCCACCTAAAAACAGAAAACCTATAATAAATATGTTTATAGACAAAAATAAAAAAAATATAAGGGAAATCATATTGAAAGAAATTTCCAGGGAAGGACAAATTTTTTATGTATATAATTCAGTGGAAAAAATGAGGTATAAATTTAGTGAATTAAAGGAGATACTTCCTAAATTTATAAAGATAAAATATCTTCATGGTCAAATGCTTGCAGAGGAAATAAAAAATATTATACATAATTTTGAAAATGGGGAGATAGATATATTGTTAACAACAACTATTATTGAAAATGGTATTGATATAGAAAATGCAAATACAATAATTATAGAAGGAATAGAAAAATTAGGACTATCACAAATATATCAATTAAGAGGAAGAGTTGGAAGAGGTGGAAGGCAAGCTTATTGTTATTTGATTAATGATAAAGAAAAGAAATATACTAGGAAAACGATTTTAAGAAAAGAAAGTATTGAAAAAATAAGCGGTGTAGGAGGGGGTTTTGAACTTTCTTTAGAAGATATGAACATAAGAGGAGCAGGAGAAATTTTAGGGGAAAAACAACATGGAGCTATTGAAAGTTTTGGATTTAATTTATATTTAAAATTATTAAATGAAGAAATTCTTAAATTAAAAGAAAACTATAAAGAAGAATATGATATTATCTTAAATATAACTCAAAAAGGATTTATACCTGATTATTATATAAAAGATTATGAAAAAATAAATATATATAAGCGAATTAGTGAAATAAATTCTTTGAAAGAAAGTGAAGAAGTTTTAAAGGAAATAAGAGATCGATTTGGAAGATTACCAGATTCTGTTATAAAATTATTTGAAAATATAAACATAAAACTTAAAGCTAAAGAATTAGGCATAAAAGAAATAAAAGAAAAAGAAAAAAATGTTTATATAATTAAGTTTGATAATTCTAGAATTAATTTTCAGAAAATTTTATTTATGATAAGTAAAAATAAATGTGAATTAAATAATAACGAGTCTATAAAATTTTCAAAAAATATTAAAGAATTTTTTAAAGAATATGAGGAGGTAAAACTTGAAGGAATTTGA